A segment of the Pirellulales bacterium genome:
GCATTTCGCGCTGTAGTGTCCATGTAGCCGTGTCCCATATTGCGATTCGTCCGTCTACTTCCACGGATACCAGGATCGAATCACGAGGCGAAAATCTGACGCTGCGAACGCTGTCCTCCGAAACTGCCAGCGTGTGCAAATCCTCATGTACCGCTGCCCGCAACCACCGACCTTCAATGCCATTGCGAGACATCGCCTCGGACAATTGTTGCGATCGTTCAAGATGCTCAATCAGTTCTCGTCGCTTGCCGTTGCGATGCGCCTCGGCAGCGCGTTGAATGCTGGCCACGTATGCGCGTTGCCGTTCGGTGTCCTCAGCGACGACTTTGGCGGTTTCGGCGGCCGAGATTCGCGCAGTTGCCGACTGTCGATCGCTCAGCCACGCGCCGGCAACGAGGGAAAGCAGTAATAATCCACAGACAATTGTGCCCGCCAATGCAGCGAACGCCGGCCTGCGCCACGCGAACTTCACGGCTCGTTGTAGTATCGATGCAGGCCGGGCATGTATTGGCTCACCGCGGAGAAACCGTCCCAAATCAGCGGCCAGCGCGCTAGCGCTCGCATATCGATCACCGGGTGATTTTTCCAGGCACTTGAAAACTACCGTTTCCAGATCGCGCGGGACATTATTGACTCGCCGCCGGAGCGACTCCGGTTCACTCTCACGAATTTGGCCACGCACCTCCTCTGAAGTCTTGCCATCGAAAGGCCGTCGACCGTTAATCATTTCGTACAGGATGACGCCCAATGAAAAGACGTCCGAGGCGGGGCCTACCTCACTGTTCTGCCCGGCAGCCTGCTCGGGCGACATGTAGTGATCGGTTCCCAAAACAACGCACGTGGCGGTCAATGCTGACGCCTCTCCGTTTGCTGGCCAGTGCGCCAGACCAAAATCCGTGACAACCGGCATTAACACCGATTCGTCGGCGCCGACACTAGGACGCAGCAAGACATTGCTTGGCTTCAAGTCGCGATGGACCACGCCATGCGAATGCGCGTAATCCACGGCCAGGGCCACGTCGCGCATCATAGACGCCGCGACAGGCGGCGGCACGCGTTGCTGCTTTGCCAACCATTGCTCCAGAGTTGGCCCATCGATCAGCTCCAAGACCATGAACCAGGCGAGCTCCAGGTTCCCGGTCTCGTACACTTCCACGATGCCCGGATGGCTCAGCAAAGCAACGGTTTTGGGCTCTTTGACGAAACGTTTGCTCAATACCGGGTCCATTAAAACGCCTGGCCAGGCCACCTTGAGCGCTACGCGGCGGCCTAACCGTGTGTCGAGTGCGCGGAACACCGCTCCATACGCGCCACTCCCCAACAGCGATTCCAGTTCGAAATGCCCGATCCGCCGCGTCGTCTCAAGGTTCAGATCGACCGCATTCGCGCGTCCCATGACGCGTTCCTGACGTAGGCGCGTGAGCCATATCATCAGCGCGTACGATTCCGAACCATCGCCCGACGCCAGGGCGTCCGACAGGCTCGACCCGAGTGGGTCGATCGATGGATCGGCCGCGCGGTTGGAGTCAATTCTGGTCATCGGCTTCAAACAACTCCTTAAGTCGGCGTATTGCTCGACGGTAGGCGACCCGCGCCGCGTCCTCGCTCCGTTCCGTCAAACGACCGATTTCCACAAAGCGGCGATCCTCGACGGCGCGCAGCCGAATCACGAACTGCTCGTTGACGTCGAGTCCCTCGAATATCGATTGTGCGCGGTGGGCTTCTTGTCTCCTTTGGAGTACGTCACTAACCGATTCACCATGCCGGGCCAATCGATCGCGCAGCAACCAGCCGATTTGCTCGCGGCGGGCCGCGTCATTGCGGTGCAGATAATTGCGAATCCACTGTTTGCGTCGCCGATGCAGGATCAGAAACGACCACTGCTTAAACTCCGCAAATGTACCGCGGTTGAATCGCGAAAATTTCTCAGCAACGGCGGTCAGGGTGTCCTGGACCAGGTCGGACAGGCCGTGTGACGGCCCCGGCGGGCGCATCGTCTGTCGACTGTGCATGTCGGCCCACAGGCACTCCGAAAGCAACTTCAGCAGGCTGGCCCTTGCGACTTTGCAGCCGTCGCGCGCCGCCAGGACAAGTTCGTCCAACTCGGCGATCGTAAATTGCGGCGAGGTTTGCACGGGCGTGGCTCCGGTGGCGATGCGAGACCAGTATGGAGTCGCACCCAGCACGTTTCAATTGCGATCGACAAATACTTGCGAGAAAGCAAGTTGCGTAATTTTGTGTTCGGTTTTTCGATTTTGCGCCTGGGGAGAATTTGCCGTGTTTCCGAACGGGCGTCCATCATGCGCGCTCTCGGTAGGCGGCGCGTTTTTTTGCAGTTTTTCGTTTAAATCCTGTTCGCTTTCAGCAGTTCGCGGATTGAAGGGGTAGCCAAATGCGACTGACCTCACAGCGCGAGGCTATCGCAATTGCCCATTACAGGCTCGGCATTCTCCACTAATTCGCAGCTAATGAGCTAATCCTCTCTTTCTACCGTGCCTGCTGGCGAGCGCCTTCATGCCACGGTATCTGTCAGCCGGCGAACACTAGCGGCGCGTTCTCCAGTGCCCTTGCGCACCGGCCAAAAAGGAGCATCGTCTCTACACTCACACTCAACCCTGAGATCTCATGCGCACACTCAACTTCTTAACGCTCGCACTCGTTCCGGCCGCCGCACTATTTGGCACTTCAGACACCGTCCACGCCGGCACTTACAATATTACAACCGTAGCCACGTCCGACGCTTTCGGAGGGCTTGGGCTCTCGACTCCGTCGATCAACAATGCTGGCACCGTTGCGTTTGTGGATAGTGCGAACGGCGTATTGGAGCTTGGCAATGGTGGTCCGTTAACGACTGTCGTAGCCTCGTCAACGTACTTCGGGGTATACGGTGCCGGCACCTCTGGCGCGGCGCCGTCCATTAACGATACTAATTTAGTGGCGTTTTGGGCTCGCACGCTGCCACCCCTCTCGGCGCCAAACACGTCGGGCATTGTGACCGGCGCAGGCGCTCCGCTAACCACCATCGTGTCGGGCGGAGCTCCCGTCGGGTCATCCACGTTCGCTGATTATTCGCACGCGCCAATGATCAGCGATTCGGGCGCGGTCGTCTATTCAGCCTTCCATAATGATGGGCCTGGTGCAGGAGTCTACTACTACAACAACGGCGCGATTTCAACCCTGGCGTCCAGTAGCGTGCTTTTGGACGGAAACGTAGCCGACCCGGCGATCAGCCAAAACGGCATAGTTGCCTACGAGTGGCCCACCACCGACTCCAACGGACACAAGATCGGTGACAGCTTGTACACGGTCGTCAAAGGAGTGACTACGCAAGTGGCTTCCACCAGCGGCGTAGCCTTCTCCAATGCGGTGCTCGCTCAGGGCCTGGATCGCCGCCCGATATTCGCGACGCTCCTGCCGCTGGATCTGATTAACCTCTGCCGGCGTAATCCCCGCCTCGGTCTCAAGCATCCGCAGCACATCACCACGCGCGACTGAGCCATGTTGATAGCGATCGCCCGAGAGCAAGACGCGGGCGTCAATCCGATCGGCCAGGTCGAACACCTTGGCCGTTGTTCGAGAATCCATGAGCCCCGCTTCGTCGATCCAAATGAGTTGTCCGGAACATTGTTGTTGCAGCTTGTCATTCACGAGCAAGGTAGCCACCGTTTCGGCGTCCTTGAAACCATCGTTTCGCAATACAATGCGGCTCGCATCGGTCGATGGGGCAAAGGCAAAGACCTTTGTTCCGCTCTCCTCGATGGCGCGAGCCGCCTCGGACATGAGCCGCGTCTTGCCGACGCCCGCCGCGCCCCGCAGGATCATCAGCCGATCGCGGGATTCGACGACATGCTTTACGGCCCCCTTCTGCTCGGGAGTTAACGCCTCGTCGTGAAAGTCGTCAAATGGACGCACGAACGGGTTACACGTGCCCCTGCCTTCACGGGCAAACTCGGTAATCCGCTGTTCCTCGGCCAGCACCTCGCGGGTAGTCACCATCCGCCGGCCGCGCAGCTCGCCGGTAATGATGCCGCTTTGATCAGCCGCGCGCTCGACTTCCTCGACCGTCGCCTGGCCGACCGAGTGCTTGAGCGCCGTGGCCAGGAAATGTCGCTCAGGTACGACGCTTTTTCTGGCGAATACGTGGCCGGTCGCATAGTCGATCGCCCGCGCTGAAGCGCTGGGGTCGGTCGGCTCAGCGTCATCACCGAGCCTTTCCGCCAGTGTGTGGAGCGCGGCGCGTTCATTTTCGGTCATCTGGTCGTGCCAGATTTGTTGCAGCTCCTCAAACTTGAGGTCCTTCTGCTTATGCTCGCGGGTCTTGCCCCCGAGTTCGGCCTTCAGCTCCGGATCGCTGATTCCTTTTTCCTTAGCCAGCTTTTCAATCTGCTGCGTCCGCCGCGAGAACTTTTCCACGAGGTCGCGGTCGACGCCCCCCAGCTCCCAGCCCTTGGCCGTTCGCTCGATCGGCAGGCCCATCTCCCCCAGCCGGTGCGCAAACCGTGAATGAAACACCGCCTCGAAATAAGGTGCATCCCGCTTGAGTTCGCGGAACTGGCCCGCCTTCCAGCGTTGTTCTTCCGTGTCGAACGTCGTGTTGAAAACGTAGCAGTGCCCGTGCAGCAGCGGATCGGGGACACCGTCCACGGGCCGCGAGGTGAGATGGATATACTCGCCCCAAACCATGTTGCCCGTGGTCCGATTCTCGTTCTTGCCCCCACGGCGGACGCGCGTTGCCATTTCTTCTTCGATGTCGTGCATCGTGCCATCCATCGCGTCGCGGAAGGCGTCGATGATCCGTTCGTCGCGCGTCGTCGCATAGAGTAGCGAGACGGACTTCGGCACATGGAAGCCGAAATCATAGCCGATCGTGCGGTCATCTTTATTGCGAACCGTTAGCGGGTCGCCGGTCTGCGGATGCCGGTTGTCGCACAGCGCGTTCCAGTCGGATTGCTCAATGGTGCCGTCCAATTCCAGCAGGCGGGCGCCCTCGCCGCGCCACCGGCCGACCGTCTCTCGTCCCTCGGAATAATAATCTGCCGTCGAGAAGTAGCTTCTCGCGTGGTTGACGCTTCTGCTCTGAATGACCCTCAGCATGTTTCATTGTACGGCCCAGACCTTTGACATTTCGTTAACGCGGACCGCTGACAACGCGTGTCTCTGATTGGCACTGTCTGGCGTCAAATCAATCGGTTACGTGTCAGGTGCAACCAGGTGTCTCCTTCGATTTCAATCGCTTGAGTCCGCCCGCGCCCGCGGCCTTCTTGCTTGGCACTTACGAAGCGTCGCCGGTCCCGCAAGCAGAAAATTGCGGCCCCCTCCCCATCTTCCTGCGCTGGCGCTCTGTGCAGACGTGGCCCCTCCGAAAATTTCCACTTGGCAGGAACGCCTTTTCAAAAGGCTCCGGGTGGTCCGCTTCGTTTGTGGCGCCCGCAAGGCCGCGATGGGCGTGGCCTTAACACTCAACGAAACGAAGGAGAAAGACCATGACTGACACGAACACCAACGAAACCGCCGCCAGCAAAGCGCCGAGCCACGTCGCCTATCAGGTACGCGACCGCGAAGGTCGAAAGGCGTTCTGGACCCGTATCGGCTCTGCCTGGGCTCACCAAGACGGCAAGGGCTTCAATGTCCAGCTCGAATGCGTACCCCTCGACGGCCGCATCGTGCTCCGGATTGCCTCCGAGAAGAAGGAGTAGCTCACCGGCCGGGGCGGGCATGGACGCCCGCTCCGGTGTTTTTAACCCGACAAGGAAAGGAATCCGACTATGAGCAAGACCACACGAAGCCTCGTCGTCCGCGTTGGCCGACGACTTACCGCCGGCAAACTCTACCTGCGGCTCTATCACGGCCGCAAGGACCCCGACGAGGACATGGACGACTGGGGCTTCAATGGCCCGACTTTCGGTCCGTTGTCCGCCGTCGTCATGACCTACCTGACGACGGTCCGTATCTACGGCACGCGCCCGTGCGACGAACTCTGGCTCGACACCACGCGAGACATGGTGAAATGGCGAGGCAATTACTACGGCGACTTCGAGATATTTGTCGCCGAATCAACAAAGGGAGGCGGCCAATGAACGCAACCGCTTGCATCATTCCGCTGTTCGCCGCTCGAATGCACCGGCCCGCGTCCAACAAGCTGGGCAACCGTCCGCAGACGGTACGCCAAGCTGCCGCTGGCGCCGGACAACGCCATCCCCGTCCCCCCCTTACGAGCCTTTATCACAATTCACGAGCTGGCGAATATGGTGACCGAAGTTATCCAGGCAACTGCGGCGGCAACCTGATCAAGGACTTGCTGCTATATTTCCGGCCGGAGTGCCTGGTCTGCGACCCAATGGCTGGCTCCGGGACGTGCCGCGATGTGTGCGACGAACTGGGCATCACGTGCATGTCCTGGGACATCCACGACGGCTTCGATGCCTGCGATCCCGATGCTTTTGCGGCATGCGAGGCAGTCGACGTCATCTTGGCGCACCCGGCCTACTGGAGACAAAAGCTGTATTGTGTGGCGAAGAGCGTTATGTGGTGTCCGCCGAGATTGCCAGTGGGACGCGAGGTGACAGCCCAGAGTGGAAGCCACATAATTATCGGTGCAGCTTTCTGTGAGGGCGCACTTCCGAAGCTCTTCGGTCCTGGTCGAGGTAGCGGAACTGCTACGTGCTGCAAAATTGAAAACCGCCGATTTGACGGTGATGCGGGACTTTGAATTACGAGATGAGTTCTCAGAGCTCGTTGCCCGAAGATTCGCGGACGCCACGGCTTGCGGCGACGAGTGCTGCAAATCGAACAGTTTTCGCATCCGAGTTCAAATGCTATCACCCCACTTCTTTGTTATCTATCTTCATACTCAGACATCACTTACGGAAAGGTGGCAACACCCGGACTTCCTGTCGCTCTTCCCTTGTCCGCAGTCAAACCGTTGACCTTCTTGCCAGCCCACCAGCCAACCTGGCACACGCTCGACGTAACATTTTTCCTGGTGGTGTGTTGTATGGATTGGGAAGATTGGAGTTGCCGGGCATCAAGGCGCTGGTGACTCGGTCGCCTGGCGACGGCCGGCTTACTATTGAGGTCTTCGCTTGGATTCGTGGATCACGCACGCACTGCCGGGCGCGGTCGCCTACGCCGCCTCACTGCTGGGTAATCGCGAAAAGGCAGACGACATCGTGCAAGAGTGTGTTTGTCGTCTGTTACTGACTGCTGCGCGATACAACCTGCCGCGCGACGGACGTCGACTTTTGTTCCGATCGATCACCAATGCGTGTATGAATGCCATATCGCGCGAGCGTGGCGAAATGAGCCTTGATGAAGTCGGACGCGCCTCGACCGACGGCAAGTGGGAGTTGCAGGATGCAGCGGCCATGGTGCCTCCCGACCTCGCCATAGCGGAGGAAATGCGAAAACTCGTGCATCTCGGCCTGGCTGCGCTTCCCGTTCGGCAGCGATCAGCGATCGAACTATGGAGCTTCGGCTACAACACGCACGAGATTGCCGACATGCTGTCGCTTAGTGGAAGTAACGTGCGAGTGATAATCCATCGGGCACGTACAGCGATGGCCGAGTTTCTCCGCGCGCGAGGCGTGCAAGGCACCGAAGGTCAAGAATGAGCGGCGATGTTCCCAACGACGAGATTGCACGTTTGATTCGGGCAGCACTCGAAGCCGACGCGAAAGACGTCGATGTCCTGGGAATCGAATCGCGCGTTTGCGAACAACTGGCGCAACACGGAGGCGATTTCGTTGCACAGCAGAAATCCCGTTTCTTGGCAGCGCTCATCCGTCGAACTTCGTTGCGCGTGAGTCTCGCAGCAGCCTGTCTGCTCGTCATCGGGGGTGTCGCCAGTTATCTGCTATTTTCGGCCTCTCCGGTGCAGGCCTATGCACTTGTTCGCTCGGCGCAAGCGGCACTCAATACGAATACCGATCGCGAATACATAATCACGATCGAGCACGCCGCCGGACTGCCGATTCTGAGTTCGCTCGACGAGGCGCGGCTATGGACTAGAGGAGATCGGTACCGCGTCGAGTTCACTCGTGGCGATAACCACGTTTTATGGGGAA
Coding sequences within it:
- a CDS encoding sigma-70 family RNA polymerase sigma factor, whose amino-acid sequence is MQTSPQFTIAELDELVLAARDGCKVARASLLKLLSECLWADMHSRQTMRPPGPSHGLSDLVQDTLTAVAEKFSRFNRGTFAEFKQWSFLILHRRRKQWIRNYLHRNDAARREQIGWLLRDRLARHGESVSDVLQRRQEAHRAQSIFEGLDVNEQFVIRLRAVEDRRFVEIGRLTERSEDAARVAYRRAIRRLKELFEADDQN
- the mobF gene encoding MobF family relaxase, with the protein product MLRVIQSRSVNHARSYFSTADYYSEGRETVGRWRGEGARLLELDGTIEQSDWNALCDNRHPQTGDPLTVRNKDDRTIGYDFGFHVPKSVSLLYATTRDERIIDAFRDAMDGTMHDIEEEMATRVRRGGKNENRTTGNMVWGEYIHLTSRPVDGVPDPLLHGHCYVFNTTFDTEEQRWKAGQFRELKRDAPYFEAVFHSRFAHRLGEMGLPIERTAKGWELGGVDRDLVEKFSRRTQQIEKLAKEKGISDPELKAELGGKTREHKQKDLKFEELQQIWHDQMTENERAALHTLAERLGDDAEPTDPSASARAIDYATGHVFARKSVVPERHFLATALKHSVGQATVEEVERAADQSGIITGELRGRRMVTTREVLAEEQRITEFAREGRGTCNPFVRPFDDFHDEALTPEQKGAVKHVVESRDRLMILRGAAGVGKTRLMSEAARAIEESGTKVFAFAPSTDASRIVLRNDGFKDAETVATLLVNDKLQQQCSGQLIWIDEAGLMDSRTTAKVFDLADRIDARVLLSGDRYQHGSVARGDVLRMLETEAGITPAEVNQIQRQERREYRAAIQALSEHRIGEGYAAGGSHLRSHSFDDRVQAVTDLVSVGVGGGPLVGNYAVLADRRVGYVSVQKHATGRQG
- a CDS encoding sigma-70 family RNA polymerase sigma factor, translated to MDSWITHALPGAVAYAASLLGNREKADDIVQECVCRLLLTAARYNLPRDGRRLLFRSITNACMNAISRERGEMSLDEVGRASTDGKWELQDAAAMVPPDLAIAEEMRKLVHLGLAALPVRQRSAIELWSFGYNTHEIADMLSLSGSNVRVIIHRARTAMAEFLRARGVQGTEGQE